In Mycobacterium sp. Aquia_216, a genomic segment contains:
- a CDS encoding FkbM family methyltransferase, which yields MTSLRRAQYSQYLPGCGVRLPQSLLDDGDSRRRVVRDGLVLWSRIVDPAHEVFDADSVKIVPVTPVTSIPYVPRRDFIYDFLRSRGPADLYVDVGAASGEISERIAGGAAHVLAFEPFPNNARLFRKRLANHSHVRLVEKAVSSRRGRTTLFVGSTVQGDEPGWDDQVGYSSVGKIGTSVLATLNNYASIGLAALRRQRGATLVRVQTTTLDSELSGRVVDFLKVDVQGAECRVLEGAESALKSQKIKLMYLEWSGDAEVERRLDEAGYSIFDSVYVGSGSDEARRNFERSGFEVIDLIPLSIGQPALEMVYRGSGSEIGPVLRELNGVGQWIQTDLIALPSADEGEFAEFLRTA from the coding sequence ATGACGAGCCTTCGGCGGGCGCAATATTCGCAGTACCTGCCGGGCTGCGGGGTGCGGTTGCCGCAGAGTTTGCTGGATGACGGCGACAGCCGCAGGCGGGTCGTGCGCGACGGCTTGGTGCTATGGAGCCGCATTGTGGATCCGGCGCACGAGGTTTTCGATGCTGATAGTGTGAAAATCGTGCCCGTGACACCTGTGACTTCAATTCCATATGTGCCGCGCCGCGACTTTATCTATGACTTTCTGCGCAGTCGCGGACCCGCCGATCTTTACGTCGACGTGGGTGCGGCGTCGGGTGAAATCAGCGAGCGTATAGCGGGCGGTGCAGCGCATGTCCTGGCGTTCGAACCTTTTCCAAACAATGCTCGACTTTTCAGAAAGCGTCTTGCTAACCACTCGCACGTCCGATTGGTGGAGAAAGCTGTCTCGAGTCGACGTGGGCGAACGACATTGTTCGTTGGGTCGACTGTCCAGGGAGACGAACCGGGCTGGGACGACCAGGTTGGTTATTCCTCGGTCGGCAAAATCGGCACTTCGGTCTTGGCCACGCTCAACAACTACGCCTCGATCGGCCTGGCAGCCCTGCGGCGCCAGCGCGGGGCGACGCTGGTCCGGGTCCAAACAACCACCCTCGACTCCGAGTTGAGCGGACGGGTTGTCGATTTTTTGAAGGTCGACGTGCAGGGCGCGGAATGCCGTGTACTCGAGGGCGCCGAGTCGGCCTTGAAATCTCAGAAAATCAAATTGATGTATCTCGAGTGGTCGGGCGACGCCGAAGTGGAAAGGCGGCTCGATGAGGCTGGGTATTCTATTTTCGATTCGGTGTATGTGGGTTCTGGTTCGGACGAGGCGCGACGTAATTTTGAGCGCAGTGGGTTCGAAGTTATCGATCTAATACCATTGTCGATTGGGCAGCCGGCGCTGGAAATGGTATATCGAGGGTCGGGCTCTGAAATCGGTCCCGTATTGCGTGAGCTAAATGGTGTCGGTCAATGGATTCAAACAGATTTGATAGCCCTCCCGAGCGCCGACGAGGGGGAGTTCGCGGAATTTCTTCGTACCGCTTAA
- a CDS encoding acylneuraminate cytidylyltransferase family protein, whose translation MTRTVAVVPMRHNSERVPGKNYRPLAGIPLYHHVIRTLVAVPEIDLIVVDTDSDFIIDDCAEHFPQVQVLLRPEHLRDGNIAMNDVLLNTLDQVDADVVLQTHSTNPFLKADTVSAALKLFTGSDREFDSVFSVTRLQARLWDAENRPVNHDPSVLLRTQDLAPLFVENSCFFIFTPELLRDRGTRIGARPFMVEMAPLEAIDIDNEEDFALAAAIAERSEIST comes from the coding sequence ATGACCCGCACCGTCGCCGTCGTACCCATGCGCCACAACAGTGAGCGCGTTCCCGGAAAGAACTATCGGCCACTGGCCGGAATTCCGCTGTACCACCACGTCATCCGGACATTAGTTGCGGTACCCGAAATTGACCTGATTGTGGTCGACACCGACAGTGACTTCATCATCGACGACTGCGCCGAGCACTTTCCGCAAGTGCAGGTGCTGCTCCGGCCAGAACATCTACGCGACGGCAATATCGCCATGAACGACGTGCTGCTCAACACGCTCGACCAGGTGGATGCCGACGTCGTGTTGCAGACGCACTCGACGAATCCATTCCTCAAGGCCGACACGGTATCTGCGGCGCTGAAGTTGTTCACCGGGTCTGATCGTGAGTTCGACTCGGTGTTCAGTGTGACGCGACTACAGGCCCGTCTCTGGGATGCGGAAAACCGGCCGGTCAATCACGATCCGTCCGTGTTGCTCCGAACCCAGGACCTTGCTCCGCTTTTCGTCGAGAACTCCTGCTTCTTCATATTCACTCCGGAACTGCTGCGGGACAGGGGTACTCGCATCGGGGCGCGCCCGTTCATGGTCGAAATGGCCCCGCTGGAAGCTATCGACATCGACAACGAAGAGGACTTCGCTTTGGCGGCCGCCATCGCCGAGCGCAGCGAGATCAGCACATGA
- a CDS encoding glycosyltransferase family 2 protein: MSENNSPRRVSAVIRALNEGKHIGRLLKGLDQQTVKLDEIILVDSGSTDDTVAIAEAAGCTIVHIAKNEFSFGRALNRGCAAASGDILLFASAHVYPVYNTYVEHIVSAFDRDGVAIAYGRQVGDERTKFSESRVMLKWFPNQNIWDQGHPFSNNANAAVLRSVWQETPYDETLTGLEDLDFAKKALDKGYKIAYVADAPVVHVHEETWSTIRNRYRREAMAYARIVKGSEMSLQRALGLALSNIANDYRDAIKAHLLRSNALSIPQFRFAQFIGAWQGFREPDHVSARLLERFYYPAETQSNEPPPAPGRKIVYSEDPQP; the protein is encoded by the coding sequence ATGAGTGAGAACAATTCGCCACGCCGGGTGTCAGCGGTCATCCGCGCACTGAACGAAGGCAAGCACATCGGTCGCTTGCTGAAGGGACTCGACCAGCAGACCGTCAAACTCGACGAGATCATCCTGGTCGACTCGGGTTCCACGGACGACACCGTCGCGATCGCGGAAGCTGCCGGCTGCACCATCGTGCACATCGCCAAGAATGAATTCTCTTTCGGGCGTGCGCTTAATAGAGGGTGCGCCGCGGCGAGTGGCGACATCCTGCTCTTCGCCTCGGCGCACGTCTATCCCGTCTACAACACCTATGTCGAGCACATCGTCAGCGCATTCGACCGTGACGGCGTGGCCATCGCCTATGGACGTCAGGTCGGCGATGAGCGGACCAAGTTCTCCGAATCGCGAGTGATGCTGAAATGGTTTCCCAACCAGAACATCTGGGACCAGGGCCACCCATTCAGCAACAACGCCAACGCCGCCGTGCTGCGGTCGGTATGGCAAGAGACGCCCTACGACGAGACTCTGACCGGCCTCGAAGACCTCGATTTCGCCAAGAAGGCCCTCGACAAGGGCTACAAGATCGCCTACGTCGCGGATGCGCCGGTGGTCCATGTGCACGAGGAGACGTGGAGCACCATCCGCAACCGGTATCGGCGCGAGGCGATGGCCTACGCCCGCATCGTCAAGGGTTCGGAGATGTCCCTGCAGCGGGCGCTCGGACTGGCCCTATCGAACATTGCGAACGACTACCGTGACGCGATCAAGGCGCATCTGCTGCGCAGCAACGCGCTGAGCATCCCGCAGTTTCGATTCGCCCAGTTCATCGGGGCATGGCAGGGCTTCCGCGAGCCAGATCACGTCTCGGCCCGCTTGTTGGAGCGCTTTTACTACCCGGCTGAAACGCAGAGCAATGAACCCCCGCCCGCACCCGGTCGCAAGATTGTCTACTCCGAAGACCCCCAGCCGTGA
- a CDS encoding SMP-30/gluconolactonase/LRE family protein gives MTVPVAHHGEGPFWDAPTGRLLSMDVLAGEIVVVDPSGGVSRRRVPSRVAAVVRRRASGGFVIATEHGLVAADEQLSAFERIAGITDDPNVRTNDGGCDPSGGFVIGTMAYDEQPGGGAVYRVTPDHRVVELLSPVSISNGVQWSADGSRVYYVDTPTRRIDVFDVEPETGAWSGRRVHLHVEGTPGYPDGMAIDEDDGLWVALWGGGAVNHYDAAGRLVEIISVPGITQVSSCTFGGDGRDVLYVTTSRQGLPDDDEPSAGAIFAVPAGLRGAVAAEFAG, from the coding sequence GTGACGGTTCCGGTGGCCCACCACGGTGAGGGTCCCTTCTGGGACGCGCCCACCGGACGACTGCTGTCGATGGACGTTCTCGCGGGTGAGATCGTCGTTGTCGATCCTTCAGGAGGGGTGTCCCGACGCAGGGTGCCGAGCCGAGTCGCCGCGGTGGTCAGGCGCCGCGCATCTGGTGGATTCGTCATCGCCACCGAACATGGACTCGTCGCTGCGGACGAACAACTGTCGGCATTCGAGCGAATCGCCGGCATCACCGACGATCCGAACGTGCGGACCAATGACGGGGGCTGTGATCCGTCCGGCGGCTTCGTCATCGGCACCATGGCCTACGACGAGCAGCCGGGCGGGGGAGCGGTCTACCGCGTGACGCCCGATCACCGGGTCGTCGAACTGCTGTCGCCTGTGTCGATCTCCAACGGTGTCCAGTGGTCGGCGGACGGCAGCCGCGTTTACTACGTCGACACTCCGACGCGGCGGATCGACGTATTCGACGTCGAGCCCGAAACCGGTGCGTGGTCGGGGCGCCGGGTTCATCTCCATGTCGAGGGCACACCGGGATACCCCGACGGGATGGCGATCGACGAAGACGACGGGCTCTGGGTTGCGCTGTGGGGCGGCGGAGCCGTAAACCATTACGACGCGGCGGGGCGTCTTGTCGAGATCATCAGCGTGCCCGGCATCACGCAGGTCAGTTCGTGCACCTTCGGCGGCGACGGGCGCGACGTCCTCTACGTCACCACATCGCGCCAGGGGCTGCCCGACGATGACGAGCCTTCGGCGGGCGCAATATTCGCAGTACCTGCCGGGCTGCGGGGTGCGGTTGCCGCAGAGTTTGCTGGATGA